The Lolium rigidum isolate FL_2022 chromosome 1, APGP_CSIRO_Lrig_0.1, whole genome shotgun sequence region atttaatcttaccacatagaacttccacttctcgaacaataccaataggagagatagtttctctattagctagccgaataaccacatcaatatcttcaagttcacaagaaccaatttcatgcatgatttccgtgtaaagctcataaggaatggcactaatacttgcaccaatgtcgcataaaccataataacaatgatcaccaattctaacagagatcataggaacactggctttcctagacttattaggatgcgaaacaatattagaagcatcttcacagaaaatgatatgaccatcttctacattttcagtcacaagatctttaactattgcaatagcaggttcaaccttgatttgctcttcaggttctatagatttctttgcacttttattaaccgcactagttataacagaatactccttcattttagcagggaaaggagttttttcaatataagcttcacgaagaatatgatcaacagttttaatttcaacacatttatctataggtgaatcagttttatctttgtaaggttcatgatacttatcaaaattcttcctaggcaattcaaaatgagaggcaaaagctttataaaaatttgcaacaacttgagagtcaagaccataagtagcactcatattacgaaatttatcagtatccataaaagtttcaatgcattcataatcataatttatacccgactctctagctttgtcgttctcccatccttcagtattctcctggatccgatcaagaaggtcccatttaaactcttctttgttgcgtgtaaatgatccagaacaagtagtatccagcaaggttttatcttgaaaagaaagtcttgcatagaaattatcaataatgatattaccaggaatctcatgaatggggcatttgagcattaaagacttcaatctcccccatgcttaggcaatactctctccatcatgaggccagaaattatatatgcggttccggtctttgtgaatttcacttggaggatagaatttagaatgaaatagaggcacaatatccttccaatcaagagaatccccattcttcagcaatttataccaatgcaccgctttaccagacaacgatatagagaatagtttcttcctaacttcatccatagcaatacatgcacacttgaataacccgcataattcatgtaaaaacagtaaatgatctccaggatggacagttccatcctcttcatagcggttatccacaacacgttcaataattttcataggtattttgtatggaacctctttctcacctggcgcctcatccactacctttgcagtagtagtagattttccaaataggaattcaagagaagacctctccataatgaattatagaagCAGGCAAAAGTAAAATCAGCATgtccagtaaaagtttcccttaccaattccacttaccaatagcgcttcactccccggcaacggcgctagaaaatagtcttgatgaaccacaagtatagggggtgtatcgtagtactttcgataaataagagtgtcgaacccaacgaggagcagaaggtgttgacaagcagtttcgatgaaggattcactataaatgctcacagacaagtattcgggggttttgatatagcagataaataaagtacaagtaaataaaatgcgagagtaatagttgcagcgagtggcccaatcctttttagcacaaaggacaagccgggttgtttacttatgatgaccaaacattcttgaggacacacgggaatttagtctagtgctttcgcttcatatagttgattaatcttcattgttttgataagtgtcgtgtgggtgaacctatgctaatgcatcgcccttcctaggactaatacatacttgtgattataccccttgcaagcatccgcaaatacaagaaagtaattaagataaatctaaccacagccttaaactctgagatcctgctatccctcctgcatcgatataccaacggggcttcaggttgctgtcactccggcaaccccacagttagcaaacaaatacaagatgcattcccctaggcccataaaggtgaagtatcatgtagtcgacgttcacatgacagcactagaagaataacaccacaacttaaatatcaaaccattaaatattactcaacatagttcactcgatggtgatgatgatcccaatgaagtccagctcgatgacggtgacgatggcgtcgatttccccctccgggagggaatttccccggtggatttcagcctgccggagagctcttttctctctggtgttttccgccccgcagaggcggctgtgtctcctcgcgattatgcccagtaccttaggttttcgggtagatgaagtacgcgaaagagaggctgccgaggggggctgtgggccccctccccacaaggcggcgcgaccagggtggaGCTTGCgcaggcctatgggggggccatggcggccctcctcggtccctccttttggctggctccttcttctggagaaataagaccttcggtgtaatttccgtcagttgttgatcttcagaaatattgcattttgacggtgctttttccagcagaatcctgactccggtgagtgattctccaataatcatgaaacatgcaaaataggtgaaatatcataagtatcatctctaaatatgaaatatatcaatgaataacggtaaattatgatataaaatagtgatgcaaaatggacgtatcagtatcCTTCACCTCCTTCGCCTTCTGTCCCTTTCATTTGGTGTTTTGGACACATAGGACATCAACACGCCTCCTCACCGCCGTATCAACTAACTCCCGTAACTTACCCGTCAGGGACCCTACGTTCCAACTACCTAAGCGTATCCTCCTACGCCAATTGTTCTTTGCCCACTAAAATTCATGATTAACTACTCTATACATGATATAGCTATACGAGGAATTCTTGCCAAAGCCCTGGACAGACGCTCggccaaaagaagaaaaaataagTGCATTGCTAATTCCGAGCCAGCAGGCCTGCCGTTAGTGCCTGCGAGTTGGGCTAGATCTATCCCCTCTTGCCCCCCGCCTCCTTGCTGGACTTATGTTTTTCATGTTGTAGTGTTTGAAAGATTGAGGTTCCCACTAGGATCAAAAAATCTTTATAAAGGATGAGAGTGGTTGCTCTCCTCACTTTTGTATCCCCTTCATAAGGTAGAGGGAGACGTATATATTTTTGTTCCATAGTATCTGGCATGATTTCTTATCTGGGCCGAGATAAATTATAATTACGATTAATTCTGTTTGTTTCTCTCAATAATCCTCCCTCCCGTGGTGCCCTGGCTGCCGCGTCCTACAAAGCCAATGCAGGTTCCCTGCCTCCGTCACCCGTAGGCAAGCTCCCAAGTGTCGCTCCCCCGTGGCCAGGAGAGGAATGCAAAGGCGCCCGGTGCCTGGTCTCCCATGCGCTCGATCTTCTGGACATCGTGTTCAATGAGGTGAGGCTGCATGCTTTCATTTGTGTTGCgctatctctctcttccccaTTCAATTTTTTGTTGAGTATGGAGGAGACATGGCCATGATCGGGCAGCCAGGTGGAGCTGCGATGGTGGCCTTTGATAGGGAAGAGCTAGCATTCCAGACCTTCATCTGGAGGGGATCAACAAGTAAGCGCATTAGGTGAGCCGATTTGACGCTTTCTTTTACATTGCTTTGCCACGCTTCCCAGTCGGTTGACTGCCTCATTCCTATTTGTAATAAAATATGCTTACATGTGTATTGCTATGGATTTTAGCTTTATATACTGATACATGTGTATTGCTATGGATTTTAGCTTTGTGCAGATGGATGGATTTGCCTTACCACCATTCAAGTGGACTTGCATTTCCAGGAAAAGGATATCTCAAGGTATTTGGTTGACAGTTGAACTATGTCGTAATTTACCGTGGAATCGTGCTCTGTATTAACTTTCTTATTTTCTGTGGTATCATGGTGTGTATGAATCAGTGATGAAGAACTTATGCTTTTATGGACCAGATAGGTGCTTTTGAGCTGTGTTACGTTTTTTTGTTGCAGTTGAAATTTGGCATTGAGAAATTTTAAGAGAAAAAACATGAACAAGATCAATTGGATTGGTTAGTCTTCTCTGTAATTCTTTCATGTTTTGAGTTTATCTAGGATCATCATTATAGTTTAGGTACACTTATCTGCTGTAAatgctcctcctcaaccccggcgACGAAGCTGCAGCGGGCTTCTATCCTCTCGAGTGACGACCTTAGATGCCCGCCATCCGCGTCGTCTGAGGTGATTAGGCACTCTGTTCAGAAATATTAGAGAGTTACGCTGAGTTGTACCTCAATTCTGAAAATAAGGTTTTGCTGGGTTGTATGTCTATGGCACCTGTAACTAACTTTTAACTTCCTTTGTGTCTTAGAAGCTGAAAAAAACAAGTGTTGAAATTGTTGAGTTTGTGTCTTGAGTTTGCATTCTGATCTATATCGTGGTGAAAATAAAATACATGTTTGTATTATACCAAATAGCATGCATCGTACGTTTTTATTGTTATTTGTATTCCTGCTCCTAGATAGTTGACATGCACCCTGGCTATGTTGTCAAACAGACTGACTTATCTTATGAATGTCTTTTATCCTTAAAACCTCTGAGCTATTTTAGAATGTGTGCGGTAATATCGATAGTCAAAAAGGTAACCTTATATTATGAATGCTTTTCACCCTTGCACCTCTAAATTAATGGTTCCTCTTTCtcatgggagtgatgttttggaacatggtagcatatgctccctttagtttaaaatgcatcttacacacattttaaatttcaaaaaattgtaacgaaaaattcgcacgtacatcttcacgtgctacacgcttacaaagttgtttcataaaaaatcgacttgtcatgtgacgtgtgtaaaaaatacaaaactcagtgctagaaATAATGGtttttacaagataaaatttctcttttttacatagtccacaaaaaatgttgggttttcttgaaacttgacgaacacacatatattataaagatgtacatgtagaattttttgtcaaatttttttgacacttcgaaataagattttttggtagatggagcatatgcacccgggagccgaattgaatttctgcatATGGTTCCAATTCTTTGGTATTACTCTATTTTTCATAATAAATCACTTAATAGGCTGTGACTGTTAGTATGAACTGCTACTCACTTCGGCAAGTATTGATGGTCATGGTTTGATATATCAAGGCCAAGACCTGCTATATATCTAGAATCTCGATATGACCGGATCAACTTAAGCTACTCCAAATAACCATGCAGCAACACAGAACAAGAAAAAAATCAAACAAGTCTAAAATGTTTACGCCATAcaggcggcgaggcgaagctcgcATGTCCATCTAGTCAAGATGCAGAACTGTAATCTTCTTGTTGTGAAGAATTGCTGCTATTCTGGTGAACTGAACTCCTGTTTTGCTGCTGAACTGCATTGCATTGTATTAACTGAACCATGTTATCAGTAATTAACCGGCCAGGAACAAAAGCACTTTGGACATTAGAAATAACTTCATCGAAGATAACCCTAAGTCTCAGGGCAATCATTTTTGATATTACCTTATAAAGGAAATTGCATAGGCTTATAGGTCTGTATTGAGATACTTTCTCCGCGGAATCCACCTTTGGAATTAAGACAATTACTGTATCGTTCCAGCCCTATGGGATCGATTTGTTATTTATAGCGTCCAAAACTTCTTTCACAATAGAATCCCCAATAATACTCCaacattttttgaaaaaaattgcaTGTAGACCATCTGTCCCAGGAGCTTTTGTGTCTCCAATAGAAAACAGAGCCTTCTTCACTTGCTCTGGAGTATAATCTTTTGTGAGGCTGTTCATCTGATTCGAGACTTTGGGAATCACTTTGGATAACAAAGCAGGGTTAGGATCATCTACTTCAGTCGCAAACAAGCCTGCAAAATAATCAGAAATAAGAGGGTTTTGATATGCCGTTCCCTCAATAGAATTCCgattatcatcaagtaatttcttTATGCGAATTTTCTTTCTCCTCGCTGATGCAGCGTTATGAAAATAACTTGTGTTTCTATCTCCGTGCTACAACCAATTCACTCTACTCCTTTGTGCTCAGTGCATTTCTTCCATCTCAAGTAGCTTTTCAATTTCCTCCGATAGCTCCCTCTGTCGAGCTAGGTTTTCAGGTGATAGAGTTTGGAGCACTACATTTTCCAGCTCACGTTGTGTTTTCCTCAGCGAATTTTTTGTTCTTTTCAGCACTGACTTATCCCACCTGTGTAAGTGGTCATGAACCTTCGCAAGTTTTCCCGCCAACTGGAGTTTTAAATTCAGTGGATCGCTCGAGTCCCACGCACCTTGTACAATATCCATGAAATTTTTCTCCTTCAACCAACGTGCTTCAAAACGAAGAACAGAAGGACCTCGAGTTCCTCCACGATTGGCTCTTCAACGCACATGAGTATCGGTCTATGATCAGATCTATAATAATCCTCATGATGGAGACATGCATAGGAAACTTGGATGTAGCACAGCCCTTATTAAAAATAGAGGTTGAAGAGATGAGACATGTCGGTTCAAGAAGACGTTGATGGTATGAAAAGACCCCTTATTGTGCCGTTCTGCATGAATGGTTGGAGATTGTGGACTACAAAGAGTGACAATGGTATCACACCAGATAATAATAATatagattcgcaaaaaaaaaagaggtaaCCCAGCTATCATGACTGATAGTACGTGTACTAGACGTGCATTAGTTAAGCAATCACAACGGGCACGGCCTTGAGTGGGACGTTGAGCACGTTGGCGGTGGTAAACTTCTCGCTCACATCCAACTCCTCGGCGGAAACGCCATCCGGTAGCCGCCACTCGAACGCGTGCAGCAGCGAGGCCAGGATGAACGGCACGACGCGCTCCGCCATGGGCACGCCGGGGCACAGCCTCCGGCCGGACCCGAACGGGATGAACTCGAAGGCCTTGCCCCGGAAGTCCAACTGATTCGCCATGTCGAGGAACCTCTCAGGCACGAACTCGTCGGGCCTCTCCCATGCCGCCGGGTCCCGCATAATCGCCCACGCGTTGAAGATGACCGTCGAGCCTTTCGGCACGTCGTAGCCGCCGATCTCCACGCCATCCTCGACGGCCCGGTGGGGCAGCAGTATCGGCGCCACGGGATGCAGCCGCAAGACCTCCTTCACCACGGCCTGGAGGTACGGCAGGTTCACCGCGTCGGTCTCGTCGACGGCTACCTTGCCGCCGAGAGCACTTTGTATCTCGGCACGGGCCTTGGCCATGACGCTCTGGTTCCGGAGAAGCTCGGCCATTGCCCACTCTACGGTGAGAGACACCGTGTCGCTCCCGGCCGCGATGACGTCGAAGAGTATGGTCGTCAGGCTGCCGCGAGCGAGCTTGCCCGTGGAGATGAGCTCGAGCAGCGAGTCCAGGAAGTCGCCTTGCTTCTCCATGGAGCCGTTGGCAAGGGCCATACGGCGATCGATTATGCCATCCAGTATGAGGAATATTTTCCCGAAGCGTATCGCTGACCAGCGGCGCCATCCTTGCAAGTCGAGCGGTCGGAGGAAAGGGACAAGGTCGGAAACGTTGGGCTTCGCGATCACCGCGACGAGGTCCAGGACAAGCTCACGCACTCCCTGCGCCGACTCCCCGCCCACGTCGACCACGTCAACGGAGCAGAACGCGCTCGACACGAGGTTAAGCGCGCCGCCGTACACGGCCTGGCCGAAGTCCACCTCTCTCCCGGCGCGGTCGCGGAAGTAGCCGACGAGGTCGCGCACCTTACGCTCGCGGACGCCGCGCGCCGCGGCGAGGCCGCGCGGGGAGAAGACGTTGGTGGCCACGACGCCGCGCAAGCTCTTCCAGAGCGGGTCGGAGCTGGGAAGCCATATCATGGACCGGTCGGAGAAGCCGAGCGCGCGGGCCGCGTCCGGGATCGCGCGCGCGGCCAGACGCCGGTCGTGCTTGGTGAATGCCTCCTCAGCCGCGTCGCGCGAGGAGACGACCACGGCGGTGGTGAGCCCGAGCTTGAGCGTCATGACGGGGCCGTGGACGCGCGCGAGGCGCGCGAGCGTGTGGTGGAGGTTGCCGTGGCGGAGGCTGAGCAGGTTGCCGACGACGGGCAGTGGCGTGGGGCCCGGCGGCATCCGTCCGGCGCCCGAACGCCGTGTCGCCCATAGGAAAACGATGGCGAGCGTCGCACATAGCAGCCAGAGCTCGATCTCCATTGGTTCGTGTGGTGCGGGTTGCTCAAGCGGATGCCATCGGCGTCGGTATATCTATACTTGAGATATAGCAGGGCTAATGGCTGTGCAATTACGTTAGGTGGTACTCGTGGTCCTTTGGAGTCTTGCACCTGGGTTTCCATCAGTGTGTGCTGCTAGTCGTGGCGGCTAACACATGTGCTACGACCGAGAAATGTAATTGTACCATGCGCGGGACCTCGTGTGCACGTTGATTCACATTGATCTATCCTTTAAGAGTTTCATTGTGTTTCAAAAATTTCGATCTGATTGTTTTACAATGAATAATCTCGTGCACGGGAGGTCTCGTGCACGATACTTTCGCTGCTCTCTCCTACGACCAACTTTGTTACGAGCAAAGAACTAACACTAGTGGAGAACAAGCCTATTGTCCTGGCCCGTTAGAGGCTTTCGTCCCGGCTGGCCAACCGAAACGACGGAGGTGGGACAAAAGGCCCAACCTTTTGTCCCGGCACGCTTACCAGCCGGGACATAAAGTTCACCATGTGGCTGTCGTGGGGTGCGCAGGGGTCACCCCCTTTTGTCCCGGCTTGTAACACAGATCTGGACAAAAGGTCCTCTACGTGGCACGCACAGGACGCTGGtcctttagggtttagggggtgtTCGACAGGGTGCAGCCACCCCCGCCCGCCTCCCCTTttattccatttttaatttcaaaataattttcatatatttgtacgctactacaaGCTGTACACGTTCATgcattatatatagatcgagcaaatAAATATTCGAAGCAAAAttctattcgtagattcccttACGTATACATGGAGCTCATGACTACCGAGACTAGAGCCCGTCGTTTATTCGAACTATTACACGGGGATCATCAGAAGCCCCTACTTCGATTAAACACGCCATTCTCATCTAGCATTTCTCTCATcagaagtcccgccagttcctccataATTTTTAGTAGGTGTTGGTGTGGTTGGAGCTTCTCCCGCATGAactcgacctatataggaaaatgagatgaatatgaaTAAATCAATCTTGATAACCAAATATTGACGgtaataaattaaagttgtgaatgttattgcttacgtcgaatCTACGATCGTCCTTTTCAGTGGTTAACatgtgaatgtactcgcaaacgtagtatccacatagattcgtcccctgCGGCTGCTGGGCGCACGATACAGGGGTAAATGCTAGCTTCTCTGCAAGTTACTACCATTAACCACCTTCTTGAAGCTTCTCcaaaccctgccaggcaaaagaatgattgaatgagtggataattaattgatatccatATAGCACgacaatgattgaaattacctctggagcaagTCCTGCAAGTTGCGGAACCCTTCCAGGCCTCTATTcaatgggtcccttacttcaactatttcCTTATCAATTTAAATGTTTAGCAGAATCCAGTAAaaactgcacatgtttatatatacgtcatgaattacacttaacatcgagtaagaaaaatttaaTGTGTACAACAAAGTAAGACTCTCAtctgtagttgtaaggaaacaatattgaatcacataaaTATTGCTCCGTTAAAAACCTTAGCAGGTTTCCCTCTGTTTCTTCGATTTTTATCCCTTACCGTGtcatgatgtactttatctgggtcaataaacccaatattgTTTATCGGCCTTCTTTTGCATTCATCGATCTCCGGTCTGCATAAGAGAGTACAGAAGGATAtagtgagtatatgcaatgaacatgaataactgaatgaacatgaacttatatgtagtcaaCAACTTAAAAGCAATAGCAATTCATGAGAGATTTTTCGAGggcgtctaaattgaataactgccagagttcgaaAATCTCAATATGGAGATCCTCCCTTCGGAAGTAATATTCTTCTGGGATATTCGCCACAATGAATCTTTGGTCCACCTTgcacgcatcaaggtaccactgatgcaaattccgcatatgcgttggcagttcTTCCAGCCTCTTTTTGCTAACCAAGTTGgcaccgtagacaaatttaggggcTATACCAGCAATGGGTAGTGCAATATCTTGGGAACTCAGCAATTCTCCACGGTAAAATTCATTTGAGCCGCTAGCATCGCAGctgcttccatatcgaaaccaccatgtCCCTGATATACCAAGGAAACATCTAACACTTTGAGGGGTGGGATCGGTTGTTTGGCCTATTCTCCGAGCTGGGGAACGTCCTCTCCTTTTCTGCTTGCTGTCGCTTgctgggccttgaggggtgcacttttaGGCTAAGCAGGTTGCCGATGACAGGGAGAGCCGTGGGGCCCGACGGCATACGCCGGCGCCCAAACACCATCGCCGTGTCGCCCATATGAAGACGATCGCGAGGGTCGCCCATAGCAGCCAGCGCTCGATCTCCACTGGTTCGTGTGGTATACATATTCTCCATAGCATCGATCTCAAGAGGATGCCATCGGTATATGTATAGTCTGCATTTGagatagagcatctcc contains the following coding sequences:
- the LOC124674628 gene encoding cytochrome P450 76M5-like produces the protein MEIELWLLCATLAIVFLWATRRSGAGRMPPGPTPLPVVGNLLSLRHGNLHHTLARLARVHGPVMTLKLGLTTAVVVSSRDAAEEAFTKHDRRLAARAIPDAARALGFSDRSMIWLPSSDPLWKSLRGVVATNVFSPRGLAAARGVRERKVRDLVGYFRDRAGREVDFGQAVYGGALNLVSSAFCSVDVVDVGGESAQGVRELVLDLVAVIAKPNVSDLVPFLRPLDLQGWRRWSAIRFGKIFLILDGIIDRRMALANGSMEKQGDFLDSLLELISTGKLARGSLTTILFDVIAAGSDTVSLTVEWAMAELLRNQSVMAKARAEIQSALGGKVAVDETDAVNLPYLQAVVKEVLRLHPVAPILLPHRAVEDGVEIGGYDVPKGSTVIFNAWAIMRDPAAWERPDEFVPERFLDMANQLDFRGKAFEFIPFGSGRRLCPGVPMAERVVPFILASLLHAFEWRLPDGVSAEELDVSEKFTTANVLNVPLKAVPVVIA